A single window of Leptospira semungkisensis DNA harbors:
- a CDS encoding PAS domain-containing sensor histidine kinase, whose product MNLQDNSSDVLNHPDILRKIGDFVPCPFGLSFGEPGQEEVLYLNRAFLDQIGYQYEEITNAQDWFLLAFPDPEYRKKVMDEWYTKVRAAKKEGLDSVFVTVKIRLKNGQDKWFEVKSSLWDNYFVVAFMDIDEVYRQREELQRRNDFKDRVLSVLTHDLRTPLTQVGSLAELMLITDIAPEDKELFAKKIISELKSVTDFINNTAHWASANFGYLNIKKELFDAGELFTEIVSFYGAMAQTKKIGFSLQVKPPSLLSTDKEVLSIILRNLISNALKFTPPGKNVMVTAGLQDEKFKFQVEDQGMGIDPDHLRDLREGRLSSRLGTIRERGLGIGLSICFDMAKRLDAFLDFESEPSKGTRAILLV is encoded by the coding sequence ATGAACCTGCAAGATAATTCTTCGGACGTTCTGAATCACCCGGATATACTGCGTAAGATCGGTGATTTTGTCCCTTGTCCATTCGGACTTTCCTTCGGTGAGCCTGGACAGGAGGAAGTGCTTTATCTCAATCGAGCCTTTCTAGATCAGATTGGATACCAATACGAAGAGATTACGAATGCACAAGATTGGTTCCTTCTCGCCTTTCCGGATCCAGAATATCGTAAAAAGGTAATGGATGAGTGGTACACCAAGGTACGGGCCGCTAAGAAAGAAGGATTAGATTCCGTATTCGTCACCGTCAAGATCCGGCTTAAGAACGGGCAAGATAAATGGTTCGAGGTAAAGAGTTCTCTTTGGGATAACTATTTCGTAGTGGCCTTTATGGACATTGACGAGGTCTATCGACAGAGAGAAGAATTGCAAAGAAGAAATGATTTTAAAGATCGAGTGCTTTCTGTACTCACTCATGATCTAAGAACTCCGCTGACGCAAGTGGGTTCTCTTGCGGAGCTGATGTTGATCACTGATATCGCTCCTGAAGACAAGGAATTATTCGCTAAGAAAATCATCAGCGAACTTAAATCCGTTACAGACTTCATCAATAATACGGCTCACTGGGCGTCCGCTAATTTCGGATATTTGAATATTAAGAAAGAATTATTCGATGCAGGGGAATTGTTCACCGAGATCGTTTCCTTTTACGGAGCCATGGCTCAGACCAAAAAAATAGGTTTCTCCTTACAGGTAAAACCTCCTTCCCTTCTTAGCACGGATAAGGAAGTATTAAGTATTATTCTTAGGAATCTTATCTCGAACGCGCTCAAATTTACTCCTCCCGGAAAAAATGTAATGGTTACAGCCGGGTTACAAGATGAGAAGTTCAAGTTCCAGGTAGAAGATCAGGGAATGGGGATCGATCCGGATCATTTGAGAGATCTGAGAGAAGGTCGCCTGAGCTCTAGACTCGGGACTATTCGAGAAAGAGGACTTGGAATCGGGCTCTCTATTTGTTTCGATATGGCTAAAAGATTGGATGCGTTTTTGGATTTCGAAAGCGAGCCTTCTAAGGGAACGAGAGCCATTTTACTAGTTTAA